A genomic window from Candidatus Methylomirabilota bacterium includes:
- a CDS encoding branched-chain amino acid ABC transporter permease — MNLWVVLAVNSITLGGLLFLLSAGFSLIFGLMKIPNLAHGSFFMLGAYFATSLIARGFNFWAAALVGGLLVAAFGGIVERLILRRLAGAELAQVLVTLGLSFMVADVCLMVWTGDPIRIDTPRGLRGATSLLGLGFPTYRLAISLIAVIFAAALWALLDRTRLGAMIRAGVDDPSMARVVGIRVSRLFTIVFCLGAWLAGFAGVIGGPILSVYPGLDQEMLPLALVVVILGGSGSLLGSLVGSFVVGFLYNFGQAMFPELAYVVLFLPMLIVLVVRPQGLFGRQAL; from the coding sequence ATGAACTTGTGGGTGGTGTTGGCCGTCAACAGCATCACGCTCGGCGGCCTTCTCTTTCTCCTGTCCGCCGGCTTCTCGCTGATCTTCGGGCTGATGAAAATTCCGAACCTGGCGCACGGCTCGTTCTTCATGCTGGGCGCCTACTTCGCCACTAGCCTGATCGCGCGCGGGTTCAATTTCTGGGCGGCCGCCCTCGTCGGGGGGCTGCTTGTCGCCGCCTTCGGCGGCATCGTCGAGCGCCTCATCCTGCGCCGATTGGCCGGCGCGGAGCTGGCGCAGGTCCTGGTCACCCTCGGGCTCTCCTTCATGGTCGCCGACGTCTGCCTCATGGTGTGGACCGGTGATCCCATCCGCATCGACACGCCGAGAGGTCTGCGTGGCGCGACTTCTCTGCTGGGGCTGGGCTTCCCCACGTATCGCCTCGCAATCAGCCTCATCGCCGTGATCTTCGCGGCCGCGCTGTGGGCGTTGCTCGACCGGACGCGGCTCGGCGCCATGATCCGCGCCGGCGTCGACGATCCGTCCATGGCTCGGGTGGTGGGCATCCGGGTCTCGCGGCTCTTTACCATCGTCTTCTGCCTGGGGGCATGGCTGGCCGGCTTTGCCGGCGTCATCGGCGGCCCCATCCTCTCCGTCTATCCGGGGCTCGACCAGGAGATGCTGCCCCTGGCTCTCGTCGTCGTCATCCTGGGCGGGAGCGGCAGCCTGCTCGGCTCGCTCGTGGGTAGCTTCGTGGTCGGCTTCCTCTACAACTTCGGCCAGGCCATGTTTCCCGAGCTCGCGTACGTCGTGCTCTTCCTGCCCATGCTCATCGTGCTGGTGGTGCGGCCCCAGGGCCTCTTCGGACGGCAGGCGCTGTGA